In a single window of the Pseudodesulfovibrio profundus genome:
- a CDS encoding bifunctional acetate--CoA ligase family protein/GNAT family N-acetyltransferase — protein MSVTNLKYLFNPGSVAVVGATNDSRNAGNIVMRNIMAGGFMGPVMPVSDTAEAIAGVLTHPSVRHLPKTPDLAIVCSPLDEVPEIIHSLKARGTRGVVLMGAGFAYMTPEERQDIKDTILGIADPPSLRIIGPKSLGFMVPSLNLNASLAHSNVEPGKVAFISQSDSLFATVLDWAKAKGVGFSHMIALGSRIDVTFADILDYLASDPLTRSIMLYVESIKDAREFMSAARAASRNKPVLVIRPGQALDTVLGDLKLRETGDHRLVDAVYDVAFRRAGMLRVENIDGLFDAAQTLGTPKHVYGKKLAILTNGTSAGILAADRLLAGGGELAQLSDKTIEAIDAALGEENWSRGNPVDIPFNADGKAYSEVLKLLLKDKNSNGILVMHVPWTAQPDVEVAEALRDSLKRVKRMVLTAWLGSGRADVARDVFRKAGIPTYDTPTHAVRAFLYMAEYLRNQEMLIETPDSLPTDFFPDTKSARDIVDQALTQEREYLTEPEAKDMLAAYGVPVVETRIAISAKDAVIAADELGYPVALKLRSPQIPQPFDVGGVLLDLETPERVWEGAASILARCTRERPDAYIEGFTVQKMGRRPGAHELFISATVDPVFGPVLSFGHGGMAREMIQDSALTLPPLSMSLARELVGRTRIASLLQGTPSHQPADIDDICLTLIQISQLFQDVPQINSIDINPLYADSEGVLALDAKIGIAPFEGEGESRLAIRPYPRELEECVELKTGRKVTLRPIRPEDEDTHRAFLESLSDEDLRLRFFGVVQRDFDHKDIARFTQIDYDREMAFIATALDDAGNPETLGVMRTNTSPDNSEAEFAIVVRSDQKGEGLGSYLFQKGIRYTKDRGTRKLTGQTMIENKAMQGLSKKFGFVVSPDPHDEDLVEMVLDMETVEA, from the coding sequence ATGAGCGTTACCAATCTCAAGTACCTGTTCAATCCCGGTTCCGTCGCTGTTGTCGGCGCCACCAATGATTCCCGCAACGCAGGCAATATCGTCATGCGCAATATCATGGCGGGGGGATTCATGGGGCCGGTCATGCCGGTATCCGACACCGCGGAAGCCATTGCGGGCGTATTGACCCATCCTTCCGTGCGGCATCTGCCCAAGACACCGGATCTGGCCATTGTCTGCTCTCCATTGGACGAGGTGCCCGAGATCATCCATTCCCTCAAGGCGCGCGGAACCCGAGGCGTCGTGCTCATGGGGGCCGGGTTCGCCTATATGACTCCTGAAGAACGTCAGGATATCAAGGACACAATTCTTGGCATCGCCGATCCTCCTAGTCTTCGGATTATCGGTCCCAAGTCCCTCGGGTTCATGGTTCCATCGCTGAATCTGAATGCTTCGCTTGCTCATTCGAATGTTGAGCCGGGTAAGGTCGCGTTCATCTCCCAGTCCGATTCGCTGTTTGCAACAGTTCTTGATTGGGCCAAGGCCAAAGGCGTGGGCTTTTCTCACATGATCGCCCTTGGCAGTCGCATTGATGTCACCTTTGCCGATATTCTCGATTATCTCGCCTCAGACCCGCTGACCCGCTCCATCATGCTCTACGTGGAATCCATCAAGGATGCCCGTGAGTTCATGTCCGCTGCCCGTGCGGCTTCCCGCAACAAACCGGTGCTGGTTATCCGGCCCGGGCAGGCGCTCGATACCGTGCTTGGCGACCTCAAGCTGCGCGAAACCGGTGATCATCGTCTGGTGGATGCTGTTTACGATGTCGCATTCCGCCGTGCCGGTATGTTGCGCGTGGAAAATATCGACGGGCTGTTCGATGCGGCACAGACTTTGGGAACGCCCAAACATGTATACGGCAAGAAACTGGCGATCCTGACCAACGGAACGAGCGCGGGCATACTGGCCGCCGATCGTCTTTTGGCCGGTGGTGGCGAGTTGGCCCAGCTTTCCGATAAGACCATCGAAGCCATCGACGCGGCCCTTGGTGAAGAGAACTGGTCTCGCGGCAATCCGGTGGATATCCCGTTCAATGCCGACGGCAAGGCATACTCCGAAGTGCTCAAGCTGCTGCTCAAGGACAAGAATTCCAATGGCATTCTGGTGATGCACGTACCGTGGACAGCCCAGCCGGATGTGGAAGTGGCCGAAGCGCTTCGGGATTCACTCAAACGGGTCAAGCGCATGGTGCTCACCGCATGGCTTGGATCGGGCAGGGCAGATGTGGCCCGTGATGTTTTTCGTAAGGCAGGCATTCCGACATACGACACACCTACCCACGCTGTACGTGCGTTTCTGTATATGGCCGAATACCTGCGAAATCAGGAAATGCTCATTGAAACGCCGGACTCGTTGCCTACGGACTTTTTCCCGGACACGAAATCCGCACGCGATATTGTGGATCAGGCCCTGACGCAGGAGCGTGAGTACCTGACCGAGCCGGAAGCCAAGGACATGCTGGCCGCCTACGGTGTGCCGGTGGTCGAGACCCGCATCGCCATCTCGGCCAAGGATGCGGTCATTGCCGCGGATGAGCTTGGCTATCCTGTGGCCCTTAAACTGCGCAGCCCCCAGATTCCGCAGCCTTTTGATGTGGGTGGTGTGCTGCTTGATCTGGAAACGCCAGAGCGGGTGTGGGAAGGCGCGGCTTCCATTCTGGCTCGATGCACGAGGGAGCGACCGGATGCCTATATCGAAGGCTTCACCGTGCAGAAAATGGGGCGTCGCCCCGGTGCCCATGAGTTGTTTATTTCCGCGACGGTGGACCCTGTATTTGGCCCGGTGCTCTCTTTCGGTCATGGAGGTATGGCGCGGGAGATGATTCAGGATTCCGCCCTGACCCTGCCGCCTCTTTCCATGAGCCTGGCCCGTGAGTTGGTCGGGCGCACACGTATTGCCTCACTGCTACAAGGTACGCCTTCGCACCAACCGGCGGATATCGATGATATCTGCCTTACGCTGATTCAGATTTCCCAGCTATTCCAGGATGTACCGCAGATCAACTCCATCGATATCAATCCGTTGTACGCCGACTCCGAGGGCGTGCTTGCCCTTGATGCCAAGATCGGCATTGCTCCGTTCGAAGGAGAAGGGGAGTCGCGTCTGGCGATTCGCCCGTACCCGCGAGAGCTGGAAGAGTGTGTCGAACTCAAGACCGGTCGCAAGGTCACGCTGCGTCCCATCAGGCCGGAGGATGAAGACACCCACCGCGCTTTCCTTGAAAGTCTGTCGGACGAGGATTTGCGGCTGCGCTTTTTCGGCGTTGTGCAACGGGATTTCGATCACAAGGATATCGCCCGTTTCACCCAGATCGATTACGATCGTGAAATGGCCTTCATTGCCACGGCCCTGGATGATGCGGGAAACCCCGAAACGTTGGGTGTCATGCGGACCAATACCAGCCCGGACAATTCCGAAGCGGAGTTCGCCATTGTCGTTCGTTCGGACCAGAAAGGCGAAGGACTCGGGTCCTATCTGTTCCAGAAGGGAATCCGCTACACCAAGGATCGAGGCACCCGGAAACTCACTGGTCAGACCATGATTGAAAACAAGGCCATGCAGGGACTTTCCAAAAAGTTCGGCTTTGTGGTTTCACCCGATCCACACGATGAGGACCTTGTGGAAATGGTTCTGGATATGGAGACAGTCGAAGCATGA
- a CDS encoding glycosyltransferase, with amino-acid sequence MKSICFFNTNKAWGGGERWVYDNALTALRKGYDVRVVTNVKSALGDRLENETDLRVHRQNVSNLSFLNPLTLLSIRSYFTRTRPDALVMSLPSDMKVGGMAARMAGVPTIIYRRGIALPVRNTALNRFLFGSVITHFMCNSEETRRLALKENPDLIPAERVSVNYNGVDVRPEETAAIAPAYQRQGDEIIIGNAGRLTEQKRQDLLLEAVARLKSRGHNVKLLLAGVGELEDALKQQVQTLGLQDEVVFLGFVKAMPALYNAMDFMAHTAHWEGFGYVLAESMAAGKPVVGFNVSSNPELIKDGETGYLVDVDDLEGFVDRMETLVVDADLRHRMGEAGRQRVDALFSSDRAFERLIRLFS; translated from the coding sequence ATGAAATCCATCTGTTTTTTCAATACCAACAAAGCCTGGGGAGGCGGTGAGCGGTGGGTCTACGATAATGCCCTGACCGCGTTGCGCAAAGGGTATGACGTCCGGGTTGTCACCAATGTGAAGTCTGCATTGGGTGATCGTCTGGAAAATGAAACAGACCTGCGAGTACATCGGCAAAACGTTTCCAATCTCAGCTTTCTCAATCCCCTGACCCTGCTCTCCATTCGCAGCTACTTTACCCGCACCCGTCCCGATGCCCTTGTCATGTCCCTTCCAAGCGACATGAAAGTGGGGGGTATGGCTGCACGAATGGCCGGAGTGCCGACCATTATCTACCGCCGGGGTATCGCGCTTCCGGTTCGTAACACTGCCCTCAACCGGTTCCTGTTCGGATCGGTCATCACCCATTTCATGTGCAATTCCGAGGAGACCAGGCGACTGGCCCTCAAGGAGAACCCCGACCTCATCCCTGCCGAGCGTGTGAGCGTGAACTACAACGGCGTGGATGTGCGACCAGAAGAGACCGCAGCCATCGCACCGGCTTACCAACGGCAAGGTGATGAGATCATCATCGGCAATGCCGGTCGCCTGACCGAGCAGAAACGGCAGGATCTGTTACTGGAGGCCGTTGCACGCCTCAAAAGCCGGGGACATAATGTCAAACTGCTCCTTGCCGGTGTCGGGGAACTGGAAGATGCGCTGAAGCAGCAGGTGCAGACATTGGGGTTGCAGGACGAGGTCGTTTTTCTCGGGTTCGTGAAGGCCATGCCTGCGCTTTACAACGCCATGGATTTCATGGCCCATACCGCCCACTGGGAAGGGTTCGGGTATGTGTTGGCAGAATCTATGGCTGCCGGAAAACCGGTGGTTGGCTTCAACGTCAGCTCCAACCCGGAACTGATCAAGGACGGTGAAACCGGCTATCTGGTGGATGTGGACGATCTGGAAGGATTCGTGGACCGCATGGAAACACTGGTCGTTGATGCCGACTTGCGCCACCGAATGGGTGAGGCCGGACGTCAGCGGGTGGATGCTCTCTTTTCATCGGATCGAGCCTTCGAGCGGTTGATCAGACTATTTTCCTGA
- a CDS encoding thermonuclease family protein produces the protein MISRNPLIPCLLLVLICLVVPVKAAETGRLHSVIDGDSLEVVIEGKVVEVRLIGIDAPEWGQEYGLAAKSFVLHFCLGKELKLEYDKDRRDRYRRSLAYVYVGGKMLNEAIVREGLALAFAYKPNTRHQARLFQAQADARDAEQGFWQQGGLELTPSQWRKKNRR, from the coding sequence ATGATATCACGCAACCCGTTAATTCCATGCCTGCTGTTGGTGCTGATTTGTCTGGTAGTGCCGGTAAAGGCCGCTGAAACCGGCAGGCTGCATTCCGTGATTGATGGCGACTCGTTGGAGGTAGTCATTGAAGGAAAGGTGGTGGAAGTCCGTCTGATCGGTATCGATGCGCCGGAATGGGGGCAGGAGTATGGGTTGGCAGCCAAATCGTTTGTTCTGCACTTCTGCCTCGGAAAAGAGCTTAAGCTAGAATACGACAAGGACCGTCGTGATCGCTACAGACGATCTCTGGCGTATGTCTATGTGGGTGGAAAAATGCTCAATGAAGCCATTGTTCGCGAGGGGTTGGCACTGGCGTTTGCCTATAAGCCGAATACGCGGCATCAGGCCCGACTGTTCCAGGCTCAAGCTGATGCGCGTGATGCGGAGCAGGGCTTTTGGCAACAGGGCGGGCTGGAACTGACACCATCTCAATGGCGAAAGAAGAATAGGCGTTGA
- a CDS encoding rhodanese-like domain-containing protein codes for MKKQLSIMSLLIVALFAFSGVAAAAEPIDAVKANIKLSTTAIKQSVPTITVQEFMKKIESDQEFFEVVDVRGKDEYDAGHLANAVWAPRGKAEWVIPTKITDPDVPIYIYCKSGTRGALVTKMLLDAGYTNVTNVDGGFKAWASAGYPFYNLHGRMVMSKDGFGKQPQ; via the coding sequence ATGAAAAAACAACTTAGTATCATGTCGTTACTCATCGTAGCCCTTTTCGCTTTCAGTGGCGTTGCCGCTGCCGCAGAGCCCATTGATGCGGTCAAAGCCAACATCAAGCTGAGTACTACGGCCATCAAACAATCCGTACCAACCATCACGGTTCAGGAATTCATGAAAAAGATCGAATCAGATCAGGAGTTTTTCGAAGTCGTTGATGTGCGTGGGAAGGATGAATACGATGCCGGTCATCTTGCCAACGCCGTATGGGCACCCCGCGGCAAGGCTGAGTGGGTGATTCCTACCAAGATAACTGATCCCGATGTTCCCATTTACATCTACTGCAAGTCCGGCACCCGAGGCGCTTTGGTTACCAAGATGCTGCTGGACGCCGGGTATACCAACGTGACCAACGTTGATGGTGGCTTCAAGGCATGGGCCTCTGCCGGGTATCCCTTCTACAACCTGCATGGCCGTATGGTCATGTCCAAGGACGGATTCGGCAAGCAACCTCAATAA
- a CDS encoding methyl-accepting chemotaxis protein, translating to MLRSLSIGKRITTILALMLLFIGGTCLAFLQSFETVKDVSTTEIDKLMYQGQEAKLKVATDGLAVSLSHVLKDLDNADAQHDLLNRALSEHRYENDDSGYFFVLDGTVMIAHISSSLIGKDLGDIKDKNGVRLIYELNQVAQNGGGYVEYIWPKPEAGDQPKLSYATRIPGTNYALGTGVYIDNIQREKDRIGDTIKAIVMNRTVTVLTSLAILLSGVLILSYLIVRSILLPIKEATAAAETIAEGEYDVRLEVKGNDEASKLQSSLNSMAATLRDNIKKITTKSAEAEDKALAAERAMAEAAEARAQAEVARKEGIMQAANRIQGVVDRVSTASQQIATQASIIDNGMNVQRSRVQETATAMEQMNATVLEVARNASEASSHSDQAQSLAEKGAATVSDSVTAMNTTYTAAEDLKSGMNRLGQQADDIGQVMEVITDIADQTNLLALNAAIEAARAGEAGRGFAVVADEVRKLAEKTMQATKEVGDSITSIQGVAQQNISGMERALADLGKAVEMSSESGEVLADIVNGSKETAMKIQGIATAAEEQSATSEEINRAIDEINTISAETAEGAREASQSVNDMTTQMEDLQHVIDELMNDARS from the coding sequence ATGCTCAGATCGCTTTCCATAGGGAAACGAATCACAACAATTCTGGCGCTCATGCTTCTGTTTATCGGCGGGACGTGCCTTGCTTTTCTCCAAAGTTTTGAAACCGTCAAGGATGTCAGCACAACGGAAATAGATAAGCTCATGTACCAAGGGCAGGAAGCCAAGCTGAAAGTAGCTACCGATGGATTGGCCGTGTCACTTTCCCATGTGCTCAAGGACCTGGACAACGCAGATGCCCAGCACGATCTTCTGAACCGAGCACTGAGTGAGCACCGGTACGAAAATGACGACTCCGGCTACTTTTTCGTCCTGGACGGCACTGTCATGATCGCACATATCAGCAGTTCCCTGATTGGCAAGGACCTGGGAGACATCAAGGATAAGAACGGTGTTCGACTCATATACGAATTGAATCAGGTCGCTCAGAACGGCGGCGGCTATGTCGAATATATCTGGCCCAAACCGGAAGCCGGGGATCAACCCAAGTTGAGTTATGCGACGCGCATTCCCGGAACTAACTATGCACTGGGAACAGGGGTATATATCGACAATATCCAACGCGAAAAGGACCGCATCGGCGACACCATCAAGGCCATCGTCATGAACCGGACAGTCACGGTCCTGACGTCCCTGGCCATCTTGCTTTCCGGTGTACTGATCCTCAGCTATCTCATCGTCCGTTCCATCCTGTTGCCTATCAAGGAAGCCACTGCCGCAGCTGAAACCATTGCCGAGGGCGAGTACGACGTTCGTCTTGAAGTGAAAGGTAACGATGAAGCGTCCAAGCTCCAGTCTTCCCTCAACTCCATGGCAGCTACCCTGCGCGACAATATCAAAAAGATCACGACAAAGAGCGCCGAAGCCGAGGACAAAGCCCTTGCCGCAGAACGCGCCATGGCCGAGGCAGCCGAAGCCCGCGCTCAAGCGGAAGTGGCCCGCAAGGAAGGCATCATGCAGGCCGCCAATCGCATTCAGGGAGTGGTTGATCGTGTTTCCACTGCCTCCCAGCAGATCGCAACACAGGCGTCTATCATCGATAACGGCATGAATGTTCAGCGCTCCCGCGTGCAGGAAACAGCCACGGCCATGGAACAGATGAACGCGACCGTGCTGGAGGTGGCTCGCAATGCATCCGAAGCATCCAGCCACAGTGACCAGGCGCAAAGTCTGGCCGAAAAAGGTGCTGCAACCGTCAGCGATTCGGTTACGGCCATGAACACCACATACACAGCCGCCGAAGACCTCAAGAGCGGCATGAACCGCCTTGGTCAGCAGGCTGATGATATCGGCCAGGTCATGGAAGTGATCACTGACATCGCGGACCAGACCAACCTTCTTGCCCTGAACGCAGCTATCGAGGCTGCCCGAGCAGGCGAGGCAGGACGCGGGTTCGCCGTTGTTGCCGATGAAGTACGCAAATTGGCGGAAAAGACCATGCAGGCCACCAAGGAAGTTGGCGACTCAATCACTTCCATTCAGGGTGTGGCCCAGCAGAATATCTCCGGCATGGAACGCGCTCTGGCCGACCTCGGCAAAGCGGTCGAGATGTCCAGTGAATCAGGGGAAGTCCTTGCGGATATCGTTAATGGATCCAAGGAAACAGCCATGAAGATTCAAGGCATTGCCACGGCTGCCGAGGAACAATCCGCCACATCCGAAGAGATCAACCGGGCCATCGACGAAATCAACACCATCTCGGCAGAGACCGCCGAAGGAGCAAGGGAAGCATCCCAATCGGTCAACGACATGACAACGCAAATGGAAGATCTGCAACATGTCATCGATGAGCTGATGAACGACGCCCGATCATAG
- a CDS encoding GEVED domain-containing protein, with protein MMLTLFRLLSMAALVILISGTSSFALVMEPEEYDRSATGISEGTAPGYERAWHNTDNWQRLGDVWLTNDGVDWSLDGGKTFGHEAIHIGRSVTFRFDFQRTNDGLHNYDQLKSWIDWNGDKDWDDAGEQLIAYRWDKEEDHVYGNFNPVYTLQNYFFAEMLVPEDAHIGETWLRARVHCNHVSFEDTTAYGFLNQGEVEDYSVIIATPEPSTFILLGLGIIGLAGFARSRRRG; from the coding sequence ATGATGCTTACTCTTTTCCGACTGCTTTCCATGGCCGCTCTCGTCATCCTCATTTCCGGAACGTCCTCTTTCGCACTCGTCATGGAGCCGGAAGAATATGACCGCTCTGCAACCGGCATCAGTGAAGGCACTGCGCCCGGGTATGAACGCGCATGGCACAACACCGACAATTGGCAGCGCCTGGGCGATGTCTGGCTGACCAACGACGGTGTAGACTGGTCCCTCGATGGCGGCAAAACCTTTGGACACGAAGCCATTCATATTGGCCGAAGCGTCACCTTCCGATTCGACTTCCAGCGTACCAACGACGGCCTGCACAACTATGATCAGTTGAAAAGCTGGATCGACTGGAACGGCGACAAGGACTGGGACGACGCAGGCGAGCAGCTCATCGCGTACCGCTGGGACAAGGAAGAGGATCATGTGTACGGCAACTTCAACCCCGTCTATACCCTTCAAAACTACTTTTTTGCTGAAATGCTCGTCCCCGAAGACGCTCACATCGGCGAGACATGGCTCCGTGCACGTGTTCACTGCAACCACGTCAGCTTTGAAGACACCACCGCCTACGGTTTCCTGAATCAGGGAGAAGTGGAAGATTACAGCGTGATCATTGCCACTCCCGAACCATCCACCTTCATCCTTCTTGGGCTTGGCATCATCGGTCTGGCTGGGTTTGCCCGCTCCCGCAGGAGAGGATAA
- the acs gene encoding acetate--CoA ligase produces the protein MSEEKKIESLQKDGQIFQPDASMQGQAWIKSMEDYEAENKRALDDPEGYWGERATDLLSWFSDFDKVLEADYDKPEFKWYQGGTTNVSYNCLDRHLTDGRRNKAALIWQGEPEEDTRVYTYQMLHTEVCRFANVLKKKGVKRGDRVSIYMPMIPELAIAMLACTRLGAPHSIVFAGFSSIALQSRIEDADAKVLITADAVLRAGKTIPLKPNADEALKDCPSVEQCIVVKRGGNDINMVEGRDSWWHDEINAEDITSDCPYEEMDAEDPLFILYTSGSTGKPKGVLHTTGGYLTYTAHTTQYVFDVKDDDVYWCTADVGWITGHSYIVYGPLTLGATSVMFEGVPSYPKPDRFWQIVDKFKVNIFYTAPTVIRALMREGEEWTKRYDLSSLRVLGSVGEPINPEAWLWYHNNIGGGKLPVVDTWWQTETGGIMISALPYATPLKPGSATRALPGISAKIVRRDGTEADPNEGGHLIVDKPWPGMLRNVWGNPERYKSTYFAGFPGAYEAGDGARVDSDGYFWIMGRLDDVINVSGHRMGTAEIESALVAHKDVAEAAVVGMPHDVKGETIYAYVTLKSGIEPDDDMIKELKVWVRKEIGPIATPEFIQFADGLPKTRSGKIMRRVLRKIVEGSDEFGDTSTLADPGVVTDLVEGNKELVG, from the coding sequence ATGAGCGAAGAGAAAAAAATCGAAAGTTTACAGAAAGACGGCCAGATATTCCAACCCGATGCCTCCATGCAGGGGCAGGCCTGGATCAAATCCATGGAAGATTACGAAGCCGAAAACAAACGAGCCCTGGATGATCCCGAAGGATACTGGGGTGAGCGGGCCACCGACCTTCTTTCCTGGTTCTCTGATTTCGACAAGGTGCTCGAAGCCGACTACGACAAGCCGGAGTTCAAATGGTACCAGGGCGGTACCACCAATGTTTCCTACAACTGCCTCGACCGTCACCTCACCGATGGTCGCCGCAACAAGGCCGCACTCATCTGGCAGGGCGAACCCGAGGAAGACACCCGGGTCTACACCTATCAGATGCTGCATACCGAGGTCTGCCGTTTTGCCAACGTCCTGAAGAAGAAAGGCGTCAAGCGCGGCGATCGCGTATCCATTTACATGCCCATGATTCCGGAACTGGCCATTGCCATGCTCGCCTGTACCCGACTGGGCGCACCCCACTCCATCGTTTTCGCCGGATTCTCGTCCATCGCCCTGCAATCGCGCATCGAAGATGCCGATGCAAAAGTGCTGATCACCGCCGATGCGGTCCTGCGCGCCGGAAAGACCATCCCACTCAAGCCCAATGCCGATGAAGCCCTGAAGGACTGCCCTTCTGTCGAGCAGTGCATTGTCGTCAAACGAGGCGGCAATGACATCAACATGGTCGAAGGCCGCGACTCCTGGTGGCATGACGAGATTAACGCCGAAGACATCACATCGGATTGTCCGTACGAAGAAATGGACGCCGAAGATCCGCTGTTCATCCTCTATACCTCCGGCTCCACCGGCAAGCCCAAAGGTGTTCTGCATACAACAGGCGGCTACCTGACATACACCGCGCACACCACGCAGTACGTATTCGATGTCAAAGATGACGATGTGTACTGGTGTACCGCCGATGTCGGCTGGATCACCGGCCACTCATATATTGTATATGGGCCGCTGACCCTGGGCGCCACTTCCGTCATGTTCGAGGGTGTTCCGAGCTATCCCAAGCCGGATCGCTTCTGGCAGATCGTGGACAAGTTCAAGGTCAATATTTTCTACACCGCCCCCACCGTCATCCGCGCACTCATGCGTGAAGGTGAGGAGTGGACCAAACGCTACGACCTCAGCTCACTGCGTGTACTCGGATCAGTCGGTGAACCGATCAACCCGGAAGCGTGGCTCTGGTATCACAACAACATCGGTGGCGGTAAGCTGCCTGTTGTCGACACATGGTGGCAGACCGAAACAGGCGGTATCATGATTTCCGCACTGCCCTATGCCACACCGCTCAAGCCCGGCTCCGCCACCCGTGCCCTGCCTGGCATCTCTGCCAAGATCGTGCGCCGCGACGGAACAGAGGCCGATCCCAACGAAGGCGGCCACCTCATCGTGGACAAGCCGTGGCCCGGTATGCTGCGCAATGTCTGGGGCAACCCGGAACGCTACAAATCCACCTACTTTGCCGGATTCCCCGGTGCATATGAGGCCGGTGACGGCGCTCGTGTGGATAGCGACGGGTACTTCTGGATCATGGGTCGCCTGGACGACGTAATCAATGTCTCAGGCCACCGAATGGGAACCGCCGAGATCGAATCCGCCCTTGTCGCGCACAAGGACGTAGCCGAGGCTGCGGTCGTCGGCATGCCCCACGATGTCAAAGGTGAAACCATCTATGCCTACGTCACGCTCAAATCCGGCATCGAACCGGACGACGACATGATCAAGGAACTCAAGGTATGGGTGCGCAAGGAAATCGGCCCCATTGCTACACCTGAATTTATCCAATTCGCTGACGGCCTGCCCAAAACCCGATCCGGCAAGATCATGCGACGCGTATTGCGCAAGATCGTCGAGGGCTCCGATGAGTTCGGAGACACCTCCACCCTCGCCGATCCGGGCGTGGTCACCGATCTGGTGGAAGGCAACAAGGAATTGGTAGGATAA
- a CDS encoding glycosyltransferase: MSVSKHLPVYHHTGLETTGGATRVARLLMEGMNKLEVESSLSFELGEGPDTAAILPEDFGRYLPKGGIAHVHCTGNWPALLDSIPSWYRTVITLHDCELFTGGCPYPLDCPNVDEGCAEPCPRKFPDSEALRKEKLRLVERLDPILVAPSRWLARLAKSHLFRSVSVIPNGIVWPEFPPKRVEARRSLGIHPSARVCLFVAHGGTDAAYKSGSSWRRIWQAVKQRVPEALCFAVGGDTAGREGDLVIWPYVERERLALLMAAADVLLYPTKADNHSLVILEAQAQALAVVSYAVGGVPEQIAEGETGVLVEPGDEATFIESAVEMLSTPTLSMDMGKMAFTAGSRRFHVDRMVQDYMKLYGKFE; the protein is encoded by the coding sequence ATGAGTGTGAGCAAGCACCTTCCTGTGTATCACCACACGGGGCTGGAAACGACAGGCGGTGCCACGCGAGTCGCTCGCCTGCTCATGGAGGGAATGAACAAGCTTGAAGTGGAGTCCTCTCTCAGCTTTGAACTGGGAGAAGGGCCGGATACAGCCGCCATTCTCCCAGAGGATTTCGGGCGCTATCTTCCCAAGGGAGGGATTGCCCATGTGCATTGCACGGGCAACTGGCCTGCATTGCTGGACAGCATCCCGAGCTGGTACCGGACAGTGATCACCCTGCACGACTGTGAATTGTTTACCGGCGGATGCCCCTATCCGCTGGATTGTCCCAATGTGGATGAGGGATGTGCCGAACCATGTCCTCGTAAATTCCCGGACTCCGAAGCGTTGCGTAAGGAAAAACTGCGGCTGGTGGAGCGGCTCGATCCCATTCTGGTGGCCCCGTCACGCTGGCTCGCGCGTTTGGCAAAATCACATCTGTTCCGCTCGGTCTCGGTGATTCCCAACGGCATAGTCTGGCCTGAGTTTCCGCCCAAGCGAGTGGAGGCCCGGAGAAGTCTTGGCATTCATCCTTCTGCGCGTGTCTGCCTGTTTGTGGCCCATGGCGGAACAGACGCTGCCTACAAATCCGGTTCATCATGGCGGCGCATCTGGCAGGCTGTGAAACAACGTGTTCCCGAAGCTCTTTGCTTTGCGGTCGGGGGAGATACGGCCGGGCGCGAGGGTGATCTGGTCATCTGGCCCTATGTGGAGCGTGAACGATTGGCACTGCTGATGGCGGCTGCGGATGTCCTGCTCTATCCCACCAAGGCTGACAATCATTCCCTCGTTATTCTGGAGGCGCAGGCGCAGGCGCTGGCGGTTGTCTCCTATGCAGTGGGCGGTGTGCCGGAGCAGATAGCAGAGGGGGAAACCGGCGTGCTGGTGGAGCCTGGCGACGAGGCAACCTTCATTGAGTCGGCCGTAGAAATGCTTTCCACCCCAACACTTTCAATGGATATGGGCAAAATGGCTTTCACAGCCGGAAGCCGCCGTTTCCATGTGGATAGGATGGTGCAGGATTACATGAAATTGTATGGAAAATTTGAGTGA